The Deltaproteobacteria bacterium DNA segment TGGATATCCTTTAGGTCTATTGGGTGAAGAGATACTTCTGGAGGCAAGGGTCATAGGGGTGGCTGATGTTGTCGAGGCTATGTCCTCTGAGCGCCCTCATAGAGTGGCTCCAG contains these protein-coding regions:
- a CDS encoding HD domain-containing protein, giving the protein MTLIKTHPQIGYDILKTIEFPWPIAEIVLQHHERMDGPGYPLGLLGEEILLEARVIGVADVVEAMSSERPHRVAP